In Mercurialis annua linkage group LG6, ddMerAnnu1.2, whole genome shotgun sequence, the following are encoded in one genomic region:
- the LOC126686873 gene encoding phosphomethylpyrimidine synthase, chloroplastic isoform X2 encodes MASVQAASLTTAVGNHHTKFSGSTTSFLPGINTKKELLPSSSSSSSSTRSTFSIPRATLTFDASTDNSIKIKQSKHTIDPASPDFLPLPSFEQCFPKSTKEFREVVHEESGHVLKVPFRRVHLSGDEPAFDNYDTSGPQNISPRVGLPKLRKDWIDRREKLGAPRYTQMYYAKQGIITEEMLYCAAREKLDPEFVRSEVARGRAIIPSNKKHLELEPMIVGRNFLVKVNANIGNSAVASSIEEEVYKVQWATMWGADTVMDLSTGRHIHETREWILRNSAVPVGTVPIYQALEKVNGIAENLSWEVLKETLIEQAEQGVDYFTIHAGVLLRYIPLTAKRMTGIVSRGGSIHAKWCLAYHKENFAYEHWDDILDICNQYDVALSIGDGLRPGSIYDANDSAQFAELLTQGELTRRAWEKDVQVMNEGPGHVPMHKIPENMQKQLEWCNEAPFYTLGPLTTDVAPGYDHITSAIGAANIGALGTALLCYVTPKEHLGLPNRDDVKAGVIAYKIAAHAADLAKSHPHAQDWDNALSKARFEFRWMDQFALSLDPMTAMSFHDETLPAEGAKVAHFCSMCGPKFCSMKITEDVRKYAEEHGYGNAEEAVQHGMDAMSAEFLAAKKTISGEQHGEVGGEIYLPESYVKSSDR; translated from the exons ATGGCGTCGGTTCAAGCAGCCAGTTTAACCACCGCCGTCGGAAACCACCACACCAAGTTTTCCGGCAGCACCACCTCTTTCTTGCCAGGAATCAACACCAAGAAGGAACTCttaccatcatcatcatcatcatcatcatcgaCTCGTTCCACATTCTCAATCCCTAGGGCCACCCTAACCTTCGATGCTTCGACTGATAATAGCATCAAAATCAAGCAAAGTAAACATACGATTGATCCTGCTTCACCTGATTTCCTTCCTCTTCCTTCTTTTGAACAGTGTTTTCCTAAGAGCACCAAAGAATTCAG GGAAGTGGTTCATGAAGAATCGGGACATGTGCTGAAAGTTCCGTTCAGAAGGGTGCACTTGTCTGGAGATGAACCTGCTTTTGATAATTATGATACCAGTGGTCCTCAAAACATCAGTCCCCGTGTTG GACTTCCTAAGCTGCGCAAAGACTGGATAGACAGGCGGGAGAAATTAGGAGCACCAAGATACACTCAGATGTACTATGCGAAGCAGGGAATAATTACTGAGGAAATGCTGTACTGTGCTGCTCGTGAGAAGCTTGACCCAGAGTTTGTGAGGTCTGAGGTTGCTCGTGGGCGGGCCATTATACCATCCAACAAGAAGCACCTAGAGTTGGAGCCAATGATTGTTGGAAGAAATTTTCTGGTCAAAGTCAATGCAAATATTGGAAATTCTGCTGTTGCCAGCTCTATCGAGGAAGAAGTTTATAAGGTTCAATGGGCAACCATGTGGGGTGCTGACACTGTTATGGATCTTTCAACAGGTCGCCACATTCACGAGACCCGTGAATGGATCTTACGTAATTCTGCTGTGCCTGTAGGGACTGTGCCCATCTATCAAGCACTAGAAAAAGTGAATGGAATTGCCGAAAATCTTAGCTGGGAAGTCCTTAAAGAAACATTGATTGAACAAGCTGAGCAGGGTGTAGATTATTTCACAATCCATGCTGGGGTTTTACTGCGGTACATTCCTTTAACTGCAAAGCGCATGACCGGTATTGTTTCACGTGGGGGATCAATTCATGCAAAGTGGTGCCTAGCTTATCACAAGGAAAATTTTGCCTATGAGCATTGGGATGACATTCTTGACATCTGTAATCAGTATGATGTGGCCCTCTCAATTGGTGATGGCCTAAGACCTGGTTCTATTTATGATGCCAATGACTCTGCTCAATTTGCAGAGCTCTTGACTCAAGGGGAACTGACACGTAGAGCATGGGAAAAGGATGTACAG GTGATGAATGAGGGACCTGGTCATGTTCCCATGCACAAAATCCCAGAAAACATGCAAAAACAGCTAGAGTGGTGCAATGAAGCACCTTTCTACACTCTTGGACCCCTGACAACTGATGTTGCTCCCGGATACGATCATATTACTTCTGCCATTGGTGCTGCCAACATTGGGGCTCTTGGCACTGCACTTCTCTGCTATGTGACCCCAAAGGAGCATCTTGGGTTGCCAAACAGAGATGACGTGAAGGCTGGGGTTATAGCATATAAGATAGCTGCACATGCTGCTGATTTAGCTAAAAGTCACCCTCATGCTCAGGACTGGGACAATGCACTAAGCAAGGCCAGATTTGAGTTCAGATGGATGGACCAATTTGCTTTGTCCTTGGACCCCATGACTGCAATGTCCTTCCATGATGAAACCCTGCCAGCAGAGGGTGCAAAAGTAGCACACTTTTGCTCCATGTGTGGACCAAAATTCTGCTCTATGAAGATAACAGAGGACGTGCGCAAGTATGCAGAGGAGCATGGTTATGGTAATGCAGAGGAAGCTGTGCAGCATGGAATGGATGCTATGAGTGCTGAATTCCTGGCTGCTAAGAAAACAATTAGTGGAGAACAGCATGGCGAAGTTGGTGGAGAAATCTATTTACCAGAAAGTTATGTTAAATCATCTGACAGGTAA
- the LOC126686873 gene encoding phosphomethylpyrimidine synthase, chloroplastic isoform X1, whose product MASVQAASLTTAVGNHHTKFSGSTTSFLPGINTKKELLPSSSSSSSSTRSTFSIPRATLTFDASTDNSIKIKQSKHTIDPASPDFLPLPSFEQCFPKSTKEFREVVHEESGHVLKVPFRRVHLSGDEPAFDNYDTSGPQNISPRVGLPKLRKDWIDRREKLGAPRYTQMYYAKQGIITEEMLYCAAREKLDPEFVRSEVARGRAIIPSNKKHLELEPMIVGRNFLVKVNANIGNSAVASSIEEEVYKVQWATMWGADTVMDLSTGRHIHETREWILRNSAVPVGTVPIYQALEKVNGIAENLSWEVLKETLIEQAEQGVDYFTIHAGVLLRYIPLTAKRMTGIVSRGGSIHAKWCLAYHKENFAYEHWDDILDICNQYDVALSIGDGLRPGSIYDANDSAQFAELLTQGELTRRAWEKDVQVMNEGPGHVPMHKIPENMQKQLEWCNEAPFYTLGPLTTDVAPGYDHITSAIGAANIGALGTALLCYVTPKEHLGLPNRDDVKAGVIAYKIAAHAADLAKSHPHAQDWDNALSKARFEFRWMDQFALSLDPMTAMSFHDETLPAEGAKVAHFCSMCGPKFCSMKITEDVRKYAEEHGYGNAEEAVQHGMDAMSAEFLAAKKTISGEQHGEVGGEIYLPESYVKSSDRSI is encoded by the exons ATGGCGTCGGTTCAAGCAGCCAGTTTAACCACCGCCGTCGGAAACCACCACACCAAGTTTTCCGGCAGCACCACCTCTTTCTTGCCAGGAATCAACACCAAGAAGGAACTCttaccatcatcatcatcatcatcatcatcgaCTCGTTCCACATTCTCAATCCCTAGGGCCACCCTAACCTTCGATGCTTCGACTGATAATAGCATCAAAATCAAGCAAAGTAAACATACGATTGATCCTGCTTCACCTGATTTCCTTCCTCTTCCTTCTTTTGAACAGTGTTTTCCTAAGAGCACCAAAGAATTCAG GGAAGTGGTTCATGAAGAATCGGGACATGTGCTGAAAGTTCCGTTCAGAAGGGTGCACTTGTCTGGAGATGAACCTGCTTTTGATAATTATGATACCAGTGGTCCTCAAAACATCAGTCCCCGTGTTG GACTTCCTAAGCTGCGCAAAGACTGGATAGACAGGCGGGAGAAATTAGGAGCACCAAGATACACTCAGATGTACTATGCGAAGCAGGGAATAATTACTGAGGAAATGCTGTACTGTGCTGCTCGTGAGAAGCTTGACCCAGAGTTTGTGAGGTCTGAGGTTGCTCGTGGGCGGGCCATTATACCATCCAACAAGAAGCACCTAGAGTTGGAGCCAATGATTGTTGGAAGAAATTTTCTGGTCAAAGTCAATGCAAATATTGGAAATTCTGCTGTTGCCAGCTCTATCGAGGAAGAAGTTTATAAGGTTCAATGGGCAACCATGTGGGGTGCTGACACTGTTATGGATCTTTCAACAGGTCGCCACATTCACGAGACCCGTGAATGGATCTTACGTAATTCTGCTGTGCCTGTAGGGACTGTGCCCATCTATCAAGCACTAGAAAAAGTGAATGGAATTGCCGAAAATCTTAGCTGGGAAGTCCTTAAAGAAACATTGATTGAACAAGCTGAGCAGGGTGTAGATTATTTCACAATCCATGCTGGGGTTTTACTGCGGTACATTCCTTTAACTGCAAAGCGCATGACCGGTATTGTTTCACGTGGGGGATCAATTCATGCAAAGTGGTGCCTAGCTTATCACAAGGAAAATTTTGCCTATGAGCATTGGGATGACATTCTTGACATCTGTAATCAGTATGATGTGGCCCTCTCAATTGGTGATGGCCTAAGACCTGGTTCTATTTATGATGCCAATGACTCTGCTCAATTTGCAGAGCTCTTGACTCAAGGGGAACTGACACGTAGAGCATGGGAAAAGGATGTACAG GTGATGAATGAGGGACCTGGTCATGTTCCCATGCACAAAATCCCAGAAAACATGCAAAAACAGCTAGAGTGGTGCAATGAAGCACCTTTCTACACTCTTGGACCCCTGACAACTGATGTTGCTCCCGGATACGATCATATTACTTCTGCCATTGGTGCTGCCAACATTGGGGCTCTTGGCACTGCACTTCTCTGCTATGTGACCCCAAAGGAGCATCTTGGGTTGCCAAACAGAGATGACGTGAAGGCTGGGGTTATAGCATATAAGATAGCTGCACATGCTGCTGATTTAGCTAAAAGTCACCCTCATGCTCAGGACTGGGACAATGCACTAAGCAAGGCCAGATTTGAGTTCAGATGGATGGACCAATTTGCTTTGTCCTTGGACCCCATGACTGCAATGTCCTTCCATGATGAAACCCTGCCAGCAGAGGGTGCAAAAGTAGCACACTTTTGCTCCATGTGTGGACCAAAATTCTGCTCTATGAAGATAACAGAGGACGTGCGCAAGTATGCAGAGGAGCATGGTTATGGTAATGCAGAGGAAGCTGTGCAGCATGGAATGGATGCTATGAGTGCTGAATTCCTGGCTGCTAAGAAAACAATTAGTGGAGAACAGCATGGCGAAGTTGGTGGAGAAATCTATTTACCAGAAAGTTATGTTAAATCATCTGACAG GAGCATATGA
- the LOC126686879 gene encoding 50S ribosomal protein L4, chloroplastic produces the protein MAMAATTSLSFFSSSSLFNSSKFQSFTKPNSSNSQISNLSLSISCQVATLPILSFTGEKIGETYLDLKTAPPDTARAVVHRAIITDQQNKRRGTASTLTRGEVRGGGKKPYPQKKTGRARQGSTRTPLRPGGGVVFGPKPRDWSIKINKKEKRLAISTALYSATENMVCVEEFGEKFEKPKTREFIEAMKRWGLDPKEKVMFLMMDISDNVGLSSRNIGTLRLLTPRTLNLFDILNSDKLVLSPDAVDFLNGRYGVDVDIEVDNEDDDEEEVGESEPEEAQDGSQE, from the exons atggcAATGGCAGCCACCACATCCCTATCATTCTTCTCCTCATCATCACTCTTCAACTCTTCAAAGTTTCAATCTTTCACAAAACCCAATTCTTCAAACTCCCAAATTTCCAATCTTTCACTCTCAATCTCATGCCAAGTTGCCACCCTCCCAATCCTATCGTTCACCGGAGAAAAAATTGGAGAAACTTATCTAGACCTGAAAACAGCACCCCCAGACACCGCCCGTGCAGTAGTTCACCGTGCAATCATCACTGACCAGCAGAACAAACGCCGTGGCACTGCTTCAACATTAACCAGAGGTGAAGTTCGAGGTGGTGGCAAGAAACCCTATCCACAGAAGAAAACTGGCCGTGCTCGACAAGGGTCTACTCGAACGCCGCTTAGACCCGGTGGCGGGGTTGTGTTTGGTCCTAAACCAAGAGATTGGTCTATAAAGAtcaataaaaaggagaaaaggtTGGCTATTTCTACTGCATTGTATAGTGCTACTGAGAATATGGTTTGTGTTGAGGAATTTGGTGAGAAGTTTGAGAAACCGAAGACGAGGGAGTTTATTGAAGCTATGAAGAGATGGGGATTGGACCCTAAGGAGAAAGTTATGTTTTTGATGATGGATATTAGTGATAATGTGGGGTTGTCTAGTAGAAATATTGGGACTTTGAGATTGTTGACTCCTAGgactttgaatttgtttgatatCTTGAATTCTGATAAGCTTGTGCTTTCTCCTgatgctgttgatttcttgaatGGGAGATATGGGGTTGATGTTGATATTGAAGTTGATAATGAGGATGATGATGAAGAGGAGGTGGGAGAATCTGAACCAGAGGAAGCGCAAGATGGCAGTCAAG AGTGA
- the LOC126686170 gene encoding uncharacterized protein LOC126686170, translating into MAIDTKKIQLFICSVLKFFINLLCRFIQKHPVVSIISSILFALYLFLPKVFIFLIYFSPFLACAAAYIRFYLPSQRKNIRNDTNKNREISSATSSKAADGESRTILQRNVKAELVSTNDRTILTEEKPSLSRNASIGDNLGAFSKSARSSIASLDGLEEQIAKGVESSSSEGEEEDEGVQRGIRKALEWTEDDQKNLMDLGISELERNKRLESLIARRRARKLYKMNTEKILIYTSSAHIPVAPVLVPRAGKHYSSGSDDKIPGSAPSVMLPSRNPFDIPYDPHEEKPDLMADSFQQEFMSTHQGNLFFRRHENLKPEPSFSLDNHQKDSENAGDSIIIKEQDKGDGEWLVDHEQETENKVLRRSLSITDLVTEEGESSNLVENKPEEDKQAEDQNQADIKGKKPENSNGSDSNLDKGNQIQFEAHKIEHHRSESSLSSLSDDYELTSKSRKTSVLTKIQPPIFRFPDIINNPSPNSDPCPLPKARGANDVSYLASPSTIDRSSLDNHLLYTNSGPWHTPTNSVASDMQVEVSELGSPPLTGDGSASSNDGESLTYDGDIEKDITSGSDDMWGISPHAPKAQEYDLASTEVNYFGRDDITGGFSGFHIEPEASVASSSGQNLRQGIRTDSVDCEEHQEDNLHKPQELLNPSEKTTDEVEINSSEDKHGEAENPITLTTVGDFTEPAGESESVNNPVQNVEMATSADVVSTNVTKEDVKSSEERNQIIDRFIEQEVLVDLSKRAEESSSESRKNSESISDEPPTNPESISNEPPANPESISDEPPANPERNHESVPDEHPANPESVSVIEQPSTVSSASSSPKSVLLLPDRIPLAESSSDLNQLMQVENSDHGTEENIVRDSLLYEQLPETSVQNEAQQATEDSENHQSIDMSTKSEEIFNTSEKSSDEAKDGESEASISNEAAVELTNPLEEINSRSIEQISSIFENLAEDEARTDQSNEKEHQDSEVSELAVTKENVMQDADTIATNSVHEDDHIVMNTDNDTTSKDTSEPVADGEKQGTSEQSEVAENPIPNSGSIEFTEAASRNSTEAIVNSVQLQTAEEISTSNDMTNIHDAARKEGNNNISTTVSNSEDPSESSTEITQFANNIVARIEIPLDDEEQKQH; encoded by the exons ATGGCTattgatacaaaaaaaattcaacttttcATCTGCAGTGTTCTTAAGTTTTTTATAAACTTGTTATGCAGATTTATACAAAAGCATCCAGTTGTTTCAATTATATCATCAATCTTGTTTGCTCTATACTTATTTCTTCctaaagtttttattttcttgatttatttCTCCCCATTTCTTGCCTGTGCTGCTGCTTATATCCGGTTTTATTTGCCTTCGCAACGTAAAAATATCCGAAATGATACGAACAAAAATCGTGAAATATCATCTGCAACGTCGTCTAAGGCTGCTGATGGAGAATCGCGGACAATACTGCAAAGGAATGTTAAAGCAGAATTGGTTAGTACTAATGATAGAACAATCCTGACAGAAGAAAAACCGAGCCTGTCGCGAAATGCGTCAATTGGTGACAATCTCGGAGCATTCAGTAAATCAGCAAGGTCTAGTATCGCATCGCTGGATGGCTTGGAAGAGCAGATTGCGAAAGGTGTCGAAAGTTCAAGCTCGGAAGGCGAAGAAGAAGACGAAGGGGTGCAAAGAGGTATCAGAAAAGCCCTGGAATGGACTGAAGATGATCAGAAGAATCTGATGGATCTTGGAATTTCTGAGCTTGAACGAAATAAGAGACTTGAAAGCTTGATTGCGAGACGAAGAGCGAGAAAATTATACAAAATGAACACGGAGAAGATTTTGATCTATACGAGTTCAGCTCATATTCCTGTAGCTCCAGTTTTAGTTCCAAGAGCAGGAAAACATTATTCAAGCGGTTCAGATGACAAAATTCCTGGTTCGGCACCTTCTGTTATGTTACCGAGTCGGAATCCATTCGATATTCCATATGATCCTCATGAAGAAAAACCTGATCTTATGGCAGACAGTTTTCAGCAGGAGTTCATGTCAACTCATCAGGGCAATCTCTTCTTTCGCAGGCACGAAAATCTCAAACCGGAACCTTCTTTTTCACTTGACAACCACCAAAAAGATTCTGAAAATGCAGGAGACTCAATTATTATAAAGGAACAAG aTAAGGGAGATGGTGAGTGGCTAGTTGATCATGAACAAGAGACAGAAAACAAAGTCTTGCGTCGGAGTCTAAGTATAACCGATCTTGTGACCGAAGAAGGTGAATCTTCGAACCTGGTAGAAAACAAACCTGAAGAAGATAAACAAGCTGAAGATCAGAATCAGGCAGACATTAAAGGGAAAAAGCCAGAGAATAGTAATGGCTCAGATTCAAATCTAGATAAAGGAAATCAAATTCAATTTGAAGCACATAAAATCGAGCACCACAGAAGTGAATCAAGCTTATCATCATTATCAGACGACTACGAACTAACCTCCAAATCCAGAAAAACCTCTGTTCTGACAAAGATACAACCTCCAATTTTCAGATTTCCTGACATAATCAATAATCCATCGCCAAATTCGGACCCGTGTCCACTTCCTAAAGCTCGAGGTGCAAATGATGTATCGTATTTAGCTAGCCCTTCTACAATCGACAGGTCGAGTTTAGATAACCATTTACTTTACACCAATAGTGGACCATGGCATACTCCTACTAATTCTGTAGCTTCTGATATGCAAGTCGAGGTTTCAGAACTTGGATCGCCTCCGTTGACAGGAGATGGATCTGCTTCGTCTAATGACGGAGAATCTTTGACTTATGATGGCGACATAGAGAAGGATATTACTTCTGGAAGCGACGACATGTGGGGAATCTCACCTCATGCTCCTAAAGCCCAGGAATATGATTTAGCTTCCACAGAAGTAAACTACTTTGGTAGAGATGATATTACCGGAGGCTTTTCAGGTTTTCATATAGAACCTGAAGCTTCAGTTGCATCATCTTCAGGACAAAATCTACGTCAGGGTATTAGAACAGATTCGGTTGATTGTGAAGAACATCAGGAAGACAATTTGCATAAGCCACAG GAATTACTGAATCCTTCTGAGAAGACTACAGATGAGGTAGAAATTAATTCGTCTGAAGACAAGCATGGTGAAGCTGAAAACCCCATCACATTGACAACTGTTGGCGATTTTACAGAGCCAGCTGGTGAGAGCGAATCGGTGAACAATCCTGTGCAGAATGTGGAGATGGCCACTAGTGCAGATGTAGTCAGTACAAATGTTACTAAGGAAGATGTGAAATCAAGTGAAGAAAGAAATCAAATAATTGACAGGTTCATCGAGCAAGAAGTTTTAGTAGACTTGTCGAAACGAGCTGAAGAAAGTAGTTCGGAATCTAGGAAGAATTCCGAAAGCATTTCAGATGAGCCTCCTACTAATCCTGAAAGCATTTCTAATGAGCCTCCTGCTAATCCTGAAAGCATTTCTGATGAGCCTCCTGCTAATCCTGAAAGAAATCATGAAAGTGTTCCGGATGAGCATCCTGCTAATCCTGAAAGTGTTTCAGTAATTGAACAACCTTCTACTGTTTCAAGTGCATCTTCGTCTCCCAAGTCTGTTTTACTTTTACCAGACAGGATTCCATTAGCTGAATCATCATCAGATCTCAATCAGCTCATGCAAGTAGAAAATTCTGATCATGGTACCGAGGAGAATATAGTCAGAGATAGCTTGTTGTATGAACAACTACCTGAGACTTCAGTTCAAAACGAGGCACAACAAGCAACAGAAGATTCAGAAAATCATCAATCTATCGACATGTCTACAAAATCCGAG GAAATATTTAATACTTCAGAGAAATCAAGTGATGAAGCCAAAGATGGTGAATCAGAGGCATCAATCAGTAATGAGGCTGCAGTAGAGCTTACAAACCCTCTAGAGGAAATTAACTCCAGATCAATTGAACAAATTAGCAGTATATTTGAAAATCTGGCTGAAGATGAAGCTAGAACAGATCAGtcaaatgaaaaagaacatCAGGATTCTGAAGTTTCAGAACTTGCAGTAACAAAAGAG AATGTTATGCAAGATGCTGATACAATCGCAACAAATTCTGTTCATGAAGATGATCATATAGTCATGAATACCGACAACGACACGACTAGCAAGGATACCTCTGAGCCAGTTGCAGATGGTGAAAAACAAGGTACTTCAGAACAATCAGAAGTGGCAGAAAATCCAATTCCTAATTCAGGATCTATCGAATTTACGGAAGCTGCATCAAGAAATTCGACTGAGGCTATAGTTAATAGTGTCCAATTGCAGACAGCAGAGGAAATTAGTACTTCAAATGATATGACAAACATCCATGATGCTGCGCGAAAAGAAGGTAATAATAATATCTCAACGACTGTAAGTAATTCCGAAGATCCGAGTGAAAGCAGTACTGAGATAACTCAATTCGCAAACAATATAGTTGCGAGGATTGAAATTCCCTTAGATGATGAAGAACAGAAGCAACATTGA
- the LOC126686171 gene encoding F-box protein At5g49610-like, which produces MNSANRSHCFSSDIIFEILSRSSLSTLGKCRQLSKDCNSLTYEASFTNLYCKRSNVLSGFFLQNLKRNKHSSQFVSVDNSDADNSLSLDFLSKSVQIVCSTTQGFLLCVDQNCRGPRYYICKPTTKEWKVLPNPKTRYFTERIGMMVLNSHPLRYKIVRFSKQKFQKSCRKWDEFNCLRCEVFNFSTSEWKQQQDVKLSYGEFLSSSPTVSARGSLHWLTNKNNVFAFHEDTETYSLFSLPSSVSLSEDDYGSGFQLVEYEGKLGLICTEHNFMELWILENYERKIWSLRQKISLESLEGEVGCGNFLAVYNSDVALMRGFYRAIFYKFKNGLATKKVIINHESMRSDGVFPFRSDFELSNLKNEYVETSSSGQKSRKSNKSSLQTHIVNESANLPESTNMPELTNMPTSRQNLSFSVSPDCFFLVLLFLFTFFCFIFDF; this is translated from the coding sequence ATGAATTCTGCAAATCGCAGCCATTGTTTTAGTTCAGatataatatttgaaatattatcGCGTTCATCGTTGTCGACTTTAGGCAAATGCCGTCAACTTTCTAAGGACTGTAATTCTTTAACTTACGAGGCGTCTTTTACTAATCTTTATTGTAAAAGATCTAATGTTTTGTCAGGGTTTTTCTTACAGAATCTGAAGAGAAACAAACATTCTTCGCAGTTTGTCTCCGTTGACAATTCTGATGCCGATAATAGTTTGTCTCTGGATTTTCTTTCCAAGTCTGTTCAAATTGTATGCTCGACAACACAAGGTTTTTTACTCTGTGTTGATCAGAACTGCAGGGGTCCGAGATATTATATCTGTAAACCCACTACTAAGGAATGGAAAGTTCTTCCAAATCCGAAAACTAGATATTTTACGGAGAGAATAGGAATGATGGTGCTGAATTCGCATCCACTGCGGTACAAGATTGTAAGATTTTCGAAACAGAAGTTTCAAAAATCTTGTCGGAAGTGGGATGAATTCAATTGTCTTAGGTGCgaggtttttaatttttcaacttCGGAGTGGAAGCAGCAACAGGATGTGAAATTATCTTACGGTGAGTTTCTTAGCTCCTCGCCAACTGTTTCTGCGCGAGGCTCGCTGCACTGGCTCACGAACAAGAACAATGTCTTCGCATTCCATGAAGATACCGAGACGTATAGTCTGTTTTCACTTCCTTCGTCGGTTTCTCTGTCTGAGGATGATTATGGCAGTGGCTTCCAACTGGTTGAGTATGAAGGAAAACTTGGACTGATATGTACAGAACACAACTTTATGGAATTGTGGATATTGGAAAATTATGAGCGGAAAATATGGAGTCTGAGGCAGAAAATTAGTCTTGAATCTTTAGAAGGTGAAGTGGGATGCGGAAATTTTCTCGCTGTGTACAATTCTGATGTTGCATTGATGCGAGGGTTCTATAGGGCTATATTTTACAAGTTCAAAAATGGATTAGCtacaaaaaaagtaattatcaatCATGAAAGCATGAGGTCTGATGGAGTTTTTCCTTTTCGGTCTGATTTTGAGCTAAGCAATTTGAAGAATGAATATGTGGAGACGTCAAGCTCAGGTCAAAAATCACGAAAAAGCAACAAATCATCACTGCAAACTCATATTGTTAATGAGTCGGCGAATCTGCCTGAGTCGACGAATATGCCAGAGTTGACGAATATGCCAACATCTCGTCAGAATCTATCTTTCAGTGTTTCTCCTGATTGTTTTTTTCTAGTATTACTGTTTTTGTTCACTTTCTTctgttttatttttgatttttag